In Sphingobacterium sp. R2, the genomic stretch TGAAAGCAAACGGGGCTTTTTGTTTTCTGTATTTTTTAGACGTTGTTGTCAATGAAAGGATCGTGAACGTTTTGCTAAGCGGATTAAGCGTATTAAATTGAATGGATATTTGGTAAGCAGAAGTAAGACTGGCAGACATAAAATGACAGTGTGACAGCAAAATGAATTTTTGTCGATTGGGATGTTAACTTTTGTGTGAAAAATTGTCTTAAAAGCTCTTCCAATTACAATTGGCATAAAAGATGATGTGCTTATAGCGATTATAACATAAAAATAAATTCAAAAACAGATAAAAAGTAAATTAATTATGGCATTAAGTATCAAACCTATCGGAGACAGAGTAGTAGTAGAAGCTGCTCCAGCAGAAGAAAAAACAGCTTCAGGGTTGTATATCCCCGATACAGCAAAAGAAAAACCATCTCAAGGTACAGTAGTTGCTGTAGGTACAGGTAAAGTTGACGAACCGTTAACTGTGAAAGTTGGTGACAAAGTATTATACGGAAAATACGCAGGTACTGAAATTACTTACGAAGGAAAAGAGTACTTAATTATGCGTGAGTCTGATATTTACGCAGTCATCTAATTCATACAAAAGATTATTTAAAAATGAGCTTACTGGCTCGGTTAAAAATTCAAGTTTATTTTAGTGGAGTTGTAAATGTGCATATTAAAAGATAAAACCGGTTTACGGTTTAGTATACTATCTTCATTACACTTCTTGAAATACTTAATACTTATAAAAAATGGCAAAACAAGTAAAATATAACGTTGAGGCTCGTGAAGCCCTTAAAAAAGGTGTAGATACCTTGGCAAATGCAGTTAAAGTAACATTAGGTCCTAAAGGACGTAACGTAATTATTGAGAAGAAATTTGGTGCTCCAGTAATTACTAAAGATGGTGTTTCGGTAGCGAAAGAAATCGAATTGAAAGACGCTTTAGAAAACATGGGTGCGCAAATGGTAAAAGAAGTAGCTTCCAAAACAGCTGATCAAGCCGGTGATGGTACAACTACTGCCACAGTATTAGCGCAAGCAATTGTTGCTCCAGGTATCAAATCTGTGGCTGCTGGTGCTAACCCAATGGATTTAAAACGTGGTATTGATAAAGCGGTTGCTACTGTAGTTGCCAACTTGAAATCACAATCTCAAGAAGTTGGTCAAGACAACAATAAAATCAAACAAGTTGCTACAATTTCAGCTAACAATGACGAAGTAATTGGTTCGTTAATTGCACAGGCGATGGAAAAAGTAGGTAACGATGGTGTTATCACTGTAGAAGAAGCTAAAGGTACTGAAACAGAAGTTAAAACTGTGGAAGGTATGCAATTTGACCGCGGTTATTTGTCACCATATTTTGTGACAAATTCCGATAAGATGGAAGCGGAATTGGATAATCCATATATTTTGATCTATGACAAGAAAATCAGCAACATGAAAGAATTGCTGCCTATCTTGGAGAAACAAGTTCAAACTGGCAAACCTTTGTTGATCATTGCTGAAGATCTAGATGGTGAGGCTTTGGCAACCTTAGTGGTTAATAAAATCCGTGGTTCGTTGAAAGTTGCAGCTGTCAAAGCTCCAGGTTTCGGTGACCGTCGTAAAGCCATGTTGGAAGATATCGCGATCTTAACTGGTGGTACTGTTATCTCTGAAGAAAGAGGTTTCAAATTAGAAAATGCTGAGTTATCTTACTTAGGTCAAGCTGAAAAAGTTCAAGTTGACAAAGATAACACAACGATTATCAATGGTTCTGGCAATGTAGAGGATATTAAAGCACGTGTTGCTCAAATCCGTTCACAAATCGAAACAACAACTTCAGACTACGATCGCGAAAAACTACAAGAACGTTTAGCAAAATTGTCAGGTGGTGTAGCCGTGTTATATGTCGGTGCAACTACTGAGGTTGAAATGAAAGAGAAAAAAGACCGTGTTGATGATGCTTTACACGCAACTCGTGCAGCTGTTGAAGAAGGTATTATCGCTGGTGGTGGTGTTGCATTTATCCGTGCTACTGAAGCTTTGTTAGATCTTAAAGGTGAAAATGAAGATGAGCAAATTGGTATTGATATCATCAAACGTGCGATTGAGGAGCCGTTACGTCAGATCTGTAACAATGCAGGTATTGAAGGTGCAGTAATTGTTCAAAAAGTAAAAGAAGGAACTGCAGATTTCGGTTACAATGCGCGTACAGACCGTTACGAAAACTTAATTGCTGCTGGTGTAATTGATCCAACTAAAGTATCTCGCGTAGCATTAGAAAATGCAGCTTCAGTTGCTTCAATGTTATTAACTACAGAGTGTGTATTGGCTGACGAAGCTGAAGAAAACCCTGTAGGTGCTGGTGCTCCTCCAATGGGTGGCGGTATGGGCGGAATGATGTAAGATCATCCCATTTCTAAATAAAAAGAAAGGCTCATTTGGAATTCCAAATGAGCCTTTCTTTTTGTTCTTTAATAGCCTTTTGCCGTATCGTCTCCACGCGGGTCGGCTCCTGTCTGTAATTTACCATTTGGTAATACAAGTATATTCTCCACACGACCGATTGTCCCTCTCGGATTTATCGTATAGCCATCTTTTGTCAATTGATCACGTAGATTGACATCGATTGCGTTATTTTCGACGTCAATACGATCAGGAAGCCATTGATGATGAAATCTTGGCAGGCTTACAGCTGATTGGGCATTTTGTCGGAAGTCAATAACGTTGAGGATGGTCTGAAAAACAGAGGTAATGATAGTTGATCCTCCAGGGGTTCCTACAACCATAAATAGTTTGCCATCTTTTTCTACAATAGTGGGTGTCATTGAGCTGAGCATCCTTTTGCCAGGCTGAATCTCGTTCGCTTTTTCCCCAGTAAGCCCATACATGTTTGGGACACCGGTCTTTACGGAGAAATCGTCCATTTCATTGTTTAGGAGAAAACCTGCGCCCTCCACAAATACTCCTGAGCCATAAGAATCATTAAGTGTTGTTGTAATGGATACTGCATTCCCTTGCTCGTCTACGATATTGAAATGTGTCGTTTGTTCACTTTCATAGCCAGGAATGACATCTGCATTGACATCTTTGCTTGATGTCGCTTTATGGAAATTGAATGAATGGAGTTTATGCGCATTTGAGGCAGAGTCAATAAGCTGTTGGATGGGTACCTTAATGAAATCAGGATCGCCCAAATACTTAGCCCGATTGGCATATACATAGCGTTCAGCTTCGACTATGACACGAATGGTTGAATCGGTCTGAAAGCCCCAGCGCTGAAGTGGGAACTGTTCGACTGATTTGAGCAGGGCTAAAAGAGATGTTCCCCCACTCGAAGGCGGCGGCATGGAAATCACTCTGTGGCCCCTATAATTTGCGGAAATTGGGGTACGCCAAAGTGCCTGATAATCCAGTAGATCTTGATGATTGATAATACCTTTCCCTTTGTCCATTTCGGCAACAATTAAATCGGCCGTTTTACCTTTATAGAAACCGTCTCGGCCTTCCTTTGCGATTCTTTCCAGTGTTTTTGCAAGTTCCTCTTGAAGAAATAGATCTCCCGATTTCCATGGGGTAGTTTTGATAATCGCTGCACCTTTGGGGTTTAGCCTGACAAAACGATCTTTATGGCTTTCAAACTCATTGGCTTGTCTTTGACTGATTTTAAAACCTGTTCTGGCTAGCTGGATTGCGGGGAGTAGGAGATCTTTCCACTGTAATCTACCATACTTTTTGTGTGCTTCCCACATACCCGCGACAGAACCCGGAATGCCTGATGCTAATTGACTATAAAGGCTCAGCTCTGGAACAACATTACCTTGCGCATCAAGATACATATCTCGTGTTGCTTTTAGAGGAGCTTTCTCGCGAAAGTCCAGCGCATCTAATTGGCCATTATGATCGCGATAGAGCATAAAGCCGCCGCCGCCAATATTTCCGGCATTTGGATAAACCACTGCAAGGGCAAATTGTACGGCAACTGCAGCATCTATTGCATTTCCACCTTGTTTTAAGATCTTTACACCAATTTCTGAAGCTAAAGGGTGAGCAGTGACTACGGCCGCCTTATTAAACGTACTGGGGTGCTCAACGCTTGAATTTAGCCGCTGTTTTGTTGTACAAGAAGCAATGAAGACGCTAGCTATGAGCGAATAGGTGATGAATTTATGCATCGTATCCGACTTAAAGTTTTAAATAGTATCTCAGGGAGTTGTAGAAATAATCTTATTACGTTATTACTTAAGCTTGGTGTTGTTTTTATGCCTGTCGGCGTCCCGAATTGATTTCTTTTGAAGATTTTGTTCCAAAGCCGCTGTTAGATCAATTCCCGTTTGATTGGCAAGGCACATCAAAACGAATAATACATCGGCCATTTCATCTGCTAAATTAACTTCTTTGTCTGACTTTTTGAAAGATTGTTCTCCGTATTGCCGAGCCATTATTCGGGCAACTTCACCGACTTCTTCCATGAGTATAGCGGTGTTTGTCAACTCATTGAAATAACGTACTCCGGTACTATTGATCCATTTGTCAATAACCTCTTGTGCTTCTTTAATAGTCATCTTGTGTTCAATTAAAAATTAAAAGTTGTCCTTATCTTTTGTGTCCATGACGATGGTAACTGGACCATCATTCAGTAGGTCAATTTTCATATCGGCTCCGAATATGCCAAGCTGAACCTCTTTTTGGAGCAATTGACTTAGCAGTAAAGCCATCTCTTCATACATTGGTTTGGCTTTATCCGCTTTTGCTGCTCTGATAAAGGAAGGCCTGTTTCCTTTTTTTGTTTGAGCAAAGAGCGTGAATTGTGATATCAGTAGGATATTTCCGTCTACATCTTGTATTGATTTATTCATCAAGCCCTGCTCATCCTCGAAAATGCGCAAGTTGATAAATTTTTGCCCTAGCCATTTGAGGTCGTCTATTGTATCAGCCTCTTCAACTCCTAATAAGATCATTAGTCCTTTTTGGATATGGCCTGTAATCCGATTATTTACTGTACAAGAAGCCTTGGTAACTCGTTGTATAACTGCGCGCATAATGAAAAGTATAAAACCAAAGGTAAAAATTCCAATTGTTAAACGCGATCAGAAATTCAATTTTATCCACCATATAAAAAGAGATCTCTCTTTCCTCTGAAGGAAAAAAGAGAGATCTCTTTGTTAGCAGTGTTTGATCAGAGAGCATATTCAGTGTGGTTTGCCCGTTGTTATCGGCTGTTGGATTAACAGGTTCTTGTAAAAATTCTAGAATTTGATATTAAGGCCCAATAGGAAATTTGTTGGTGCTTGTGGGAAATAAAAATTATAGTATTTTCGGCTATCACCTTCCATCCAGCCAAAAGTATAGCCGTTGGCCTCATACTTCTCGTTGAATATGTTGTTGACCTGTAATGTTGCACTGATGTTTTTAAAGCCCAATGCTGTAAAACTATAGTTTGCCAGAAGATTGTTGACAAAATAAGATGAAATGCTTCTTTCTTTGGCAGATGAATTATCCAGGTATTGTCTGGCCACAAATTTGGACAAAAGGGAAAATGTAAGTGGTGTTATAGGGCTATAAGAGAAATTATTTGACAAAATAGTTCCTGGAGACAATGCGATGTCCGTTTTCGTATAAAAAATCCGTGTATCACCAATTACCTCTTCAAAGTTTTTGATTTTATTTTGGCTAAAACTCGCAGTTGCTTTCCAATTAAGCTGCTTATTGATGTTCCATGAGACATCGAACTCGATGCCGATCCGATAGCTATTGTTGACATTTTGGCGAATCGGAGAACCTGTATCACTGATTTCGCCAGTTGGAATCAGCTGATTTTTGTAAAACATACCATATCCATTCAACCCGATGTTAAGTTTTTCGTTTGCAAATCGGTAACCAAATTCGATATCCTGCATTTTCTCCGGTGTTGGATCAGGTAAACTGCTGTTTTTTTCAATAAAATCTTTGCGAACAGGCTCTTTTTGTGCAAAGGCATAGGAAGCGTACACATTTGAATAATCATTTAAAAGATAGGTTGCGCCTGCTTTTGGGTTTAAGAAGTTGAATTTTGGGTGATAGTTATAGTTTTTGACTTTATCGTCATCGCCATACATGTGATAGTCGACATTTCTATATTGGACATCAGCCATCAGAATCCATTGGTCCAATTTGTAATCGATCTTTAGGAAATTACTGAAATCATTTTTTTGTGATTTTCCGAAGTAGTAGTTTTCATCCAGAAATCCTGTTGAGGCATATTGTGCCCATATGACTTGACCATAATGTTTTCCTCTATATTGATTGTAGGCTCCCCCCAGGTAATCTCCAGCTGATCGTTGGGTTTATAATTGAGGGAGTAAGTCAAACCATAAAAATAGTTGTCCAACCATCTTCTGCGCACTAGATCTGTTTTTTGTATGGTATCTTTTCCGATAATTACATCAGGCAGACCATATTTACTCAATTTATCGGCAGATCTCATTTCTTCATAGTAGCCATAACCTCTGGTGTAATGGAGGGCGGTATTAAGTGTTACCTTGTCACTTAGGATATTGGTGTAATGAAGCTGATGATGTTTTTGCGTATAATTATCAGTTTGATTTTTATAGGTGTACAGGTTATAGTTTCGACCAGCATTCATAAATCGATCTTTTTCAGCTCCTGCTATTTCGAGGGCGTTATCGGCATAATCATCCATACGTGACCGATCTCCAGTAATTAACGGTTCGGGAACGCCATTCCAGGCCTGATATGTTTTTTCTTTTCCCCAGAATACAATTCCTTTTAGGATGTGTTTCTTACCATAATAACCACCATCTACATAGAAAGATTGTAGGTCTGAACTCCCCCTTTCAATATAGCCATCGCTGCTAATTCGGGATAATCTGGCATTGAATGCAAATTTGTCATTGATCAGTCCAGTGCCCACTTTCACGGTATTTTTCCATGTGTTATACGAACCGAACGAATTGTTAAGTTCTGCATAGGGATGTTCAGCCAATGTATTGGATTGAATATTTAATGAAGCTCCAAATGATCCGGCCCCGTTTGTTGAGGTGCCGATTCCTCGTTGAACTTGGATGCTCTCTGTGGAAGAAGCAAAGTCAGGAAGATTGACAAAAAATGAGCCCATGCTCTCCGCATCATTTAGCGGAATGCCATTTAACGTTACGTTGATTCGTTGATTATCTGATCCGCGGATGGTCATTCCTGTATAACCGATGCCCGCTCCGGCGTCTGAATTTACCTGTACCGATGGTGTTTGGTTAAGCAGAAAAGGGATATCTTGTCCGAGATTGTTTTTTGTAATTTCCTCTTTTGAGATGTTTTTGAAGGTTGTAGGCGCATTTCTTTTAGCGCGGGTAGATTGGACGAGCACCTCTTCCATTTGTATGGTAGTTGGTTCTAATTCGACCAGTATTTCCATATTATCTTTTATGTTTACATTGCGGATCCATGTTTTATATCCAATAGAGGAGATTTGAATGTGATGTTGCCCGGTGTTGATATGATGGAGCTTAATGATTCCATGGTTGTCTGACTGACCATGGAAGGAAGCTTGGCCATCGATAGATACGGAAACGTTTTGTAAAGGATTTTGGCTACTCTTATCTACAGTTTTAATTGTCAGATTTTGCTGCGCAATGGCAACTTGCATCGAAATAGTAGCTAAGGAGCTACAAATCAAAAATTTGATCATGGTAATGTATTTTGTTTGAGTTAAACAAATCATAGCAAGGGGTTACTATGACCGCACTATTTAACTAACCTCTCCCTACGCCAGCATTATCTGGATCAGGTGTACAGAATTTAATCTGTTGGGTATAATCTCAGCCTGTATTTGTGTTCCTGACAAAACAAGGCACCCCTATTTGATGCTGCGAATATATAGATTAAAAATTGAAAAGCGATATAAAGAAGTATTTTATGACAAATTAAACAAGGGAAGTTGTGTTGTTATTTCTTTTTGGTTAATATTTTATGTAAATTGTTGTTTTTGGTATATATTGTTCTTTTTAGGTACCTTGGCATAGATTTTTCTACTAGTGGTATGTATTTATACAAGTCTAAAAATTTTAGTTACTAAATTGATAGTGAGGAGATAATATGTTAAAATATTTAAGCGCTAATTATATTCTGCCGATTAGCTCGATGCCGATAAAAGATGGTATTGTTGCGGTAGATGAGGAGGGGGTAATTCAAGGTATATTTGACCCAACGTCATTTACACCTATGGATAATGGTCAGGTCGAGAAATACGAAGGGGTTATAATTCCGGGTTTCATCAACGCGCATTGCCACATTGAATTGTCGCATATGAAAGGTATCGTTGCTAAAGGTACAGGGCTTCCGAGCTTTTTGAGTAAGGTGATGACAACGCGTTCGGCTTCGATGAAAAAAATAGATGAAGCAATGGCAAAAGCCGACAGAGAGATGTACGAAAATGGTATTGTCGCAGTTGGCGATCACGCTAATACGGATAATTCTTCAAAATTGAAGGACGATTCTGAAATCTTGTATCACACATTTGTAGAAGTGATCGGAATTGAGCCGGACGAAGCCGATTTTAAGTTGAAGGAGGCTAAATCACTGATCCAAGAGTTTAGGAATGGCCATGTGTCTATCACGCCACATGCCCCCTATTCTTGCTCCAAAGTACTTTTTAAAAAATTCAAGAAAGTAATTTCGGAAACAAACATTATCAGTATTCATAATCAGGAAAGTGAGGAAGAGAATAAGTTGTTCCGTTATAAAATGGGCGAATTCTTAGACTTTTATAAAAGTATCGGAAAAAATGCAGATACGATAAAAGCGCAGGCAAGAAATTCAATTCAATCTTATCTGCCTTATTTGCCTTACCCAAATAAATTGTTGTTGGTTCATAATACCTATACATCTTTAAAAGATTTTGATTTTGTTGAGCGTATGGGGCGTGACGTCACGTGGTGCTTATGTCCGAAAGCTAACCTTTATATTGAGGGGACTCTACCTAAAATACAGAACTTTTTAAATTCGGGACAACGTATTGTGATCGGAACCGATAGTTTAGCTTCCAACGATACCTTGTCCATTCTGGATGAACTAAAGGTGTTACATGCACACTTCGAGGATCTTGATTTCTTACAGACTATCCAATGGGCCACGATTAATGGCGCTATTGCGTTAAATATTCAGGACGAATATGGATCGTTGGAGGTGGGTAAAAAGCCAGGTGTTGTTTTGCTGCAGGGGATGGAACATATGCGCTTAACTGATGATGTGAAGGTAAAACGCTTAGTCTAGTATTTTATTCCCCAAAACTTCTGTACTTTTGTTTTTAATGAACAACCCATGACTATATGAATGAAATTATAGTCATGGGTTGCTCCATCTGACAGATGGAAGAAAAAATAAGTTACAGATGAAACATTTGAATATTTCAATAAGAGGTAAAGTACAACGAGTCTATTTTAGATTAACAACTAAGGCAGTTGCTGATCAAGTTGGTGTGAGGGGCTTCGTGGTCAATTTAAAAGACGGTTCTGTCTATATTGAGGCTGAAGGTGACGAATTTTCACTTGATTCACTTTTGGAGTTCTGCAAGGAGGGTCCAGAGGGTGCGGTTGTTGAAAGTGTAGAAATAGAGGAAGGCGAAATGAAAGGCTTTTCCAATTTTGAAGTAGTTAAAAGAGTTCAATCTTAAGCCCAGTGTCTACAATCAAAAAATTTCTCAGCGATACCTTCATCTATGGTATAACGACTATCGTTTCAAGAATGATAGGATTTTTGATGACGCCGCTTTATCTGCGAAAATTTAAAGATGCCGCAGTCTACGGCATCTATTCTAACTTTTATGCCTGGATGTCTATGTTGAATGCTGTACTGGCATTTGGTATGGAAACGACATATTTTCGCTATTTGCAAAAAGTCGAAACGCAAGATAGATCTAAAGTTTATAATAATAGTTTCTTTATTACTTTAGTCACTTCGCTTATTCTATTGTTATCTGTCTTTGTATTTACTCGGCCCATTGCAGCGTGGTTTGCAGATGGCGGTGATGTTGATCTTTATGAGCGATATATTAAATATTTCGCTTTTATTCTTGTTGCTGATGCGCTTGCTGTCATACCATTTACAAAACTTCGCGCTGAGGGAAGGCCCTATAAATATAGCGCCCTAAAATTTGTTAATATTGGAGTTACGGTAATTTCAAACCTGTTCTTCATTTATTTCTTGCCTGATTGGATTCACCAGTATAGCTTTTGGGCTGATTTTGCCGGAACATGGTATAAAGAAGGTTGGATTGGCTATGTCTTTATTTCCAATCTTTTCGCGAGCGTTGTTACATTAATCCTACTTCTGCCTGAATTGCTAACTTTCCGATTTAATCTAGATCGAAAATTACTGAATGAAATGTTAATGTATAGCTTCCCAATTTTAGTGGCTAATATTTCGTTTATTATTAATGAGAATCTAGACAAGATGTTCTTTCTAAAATTGTTGCCTGGAAAGACTGGGAAAGACGAATTAGGAATCTATGGTGCGGTTGCTAAATTGGCCGTGTTTCTAAGCTTATTTGTTACGGCTTTTAGGCTAGGGGCAGAACCATTTTTCTTTTCGTATTCGAAAAATCAGAATGCATCGAAAACCTATGCACTCATCATGGAGTATTTTGTTATTTTGATGGTCATTGCAATGGTTGGACTAACAGTCAATCTCGATTGGCTTAAGTACTTCATTAAAGGAAATGAATCGGAGGTTGCTGTCTACTGGACCGGACTTAAAATTGTTCCAATTTTACTGTTTAACTATGTCCTGCTAGGGATATATATGAACCTATCGATTTGGTACAAGTTGACAGACCAGACACGATATGCACTTTATATTTCAGGAATAGGAGCTTTATTAACGATTATGCTAAATGTTTGGCTAATTCCGGTGTATTCCTATGTTGGGGCTGTTTTATCTACGACAGTGGTGTACTTGGTGATGATTGGATTTTCACTGTACTGGGGTCAAATGTATTATCCTATACCTTATAAATTGATAAAAATTGCCATTTATCTTGGGGTAGGGCTTCTGATTTCCTGCATGAGCTTTCAAGTTTTTCATAATAACATTTGGATAGGCAATGGGATGTTATTGTTATTATTAGGCGTCACTTTTATGCTTGAAAAGAATCGGTTGATGGAGTTGTTAAGACGAAAATAGTCTTATTTATACATCTTACAAACAAGG encodes the following:
- the groES gene encoding co-chaperone GroES translates to MALSIKPIGDRVVVEAAPAEEKTASGLYIPDTAKEKPSQGTVVAVGTGKVDEPLTVKVGDKVLYGKYAGTEITYEGKEYLIMRESDIYAVI
- the groL gene encoding chaperonin GroEL (60 kDa chaperone family; promotes refolding of misfolded polypeptides especially under stressful conditions; forms two stacked rings of heptamers to form a barrel-shaped 14mer; ends can be capped by GroES; misfolded proteins enter the barrel where they are refolded when GroES binds), which codes for MAKQVKYNVEAREALKKGVDTLANAVKVTLGPKGRNVIIEKKFGAPVITKDGVSVAKEIELKDALENMGAQMVKEVASKTADQAGDGTTTATVLAQAIVAPGIKSVAAGANPMDLKRGIDKAVATVVANLKSQSQEVGQDNNKIKQVATISANNDEVIGSLIAQAMEKVGNDGVITVEEAKGTETEVKTVEGMQFDRGYLSPYFVTNSDKMEAELDNPYILIYDKKISNMKELLPILEKQVQTGKPLLIIAEDLDGEALATLVVNKIRGSLKVAAVKAPGFGDRRKAMLEDIAILTGGTVISEERGFKLENAELSYLGQAEKVQVDKDNTTIINGSGNVEDIKARVAQIRSQIETTTSDYDREKLQERLAKLSGGVAVLYVGATTEVEMKEKKDRVDDALHATRAAVEEGIIAGGGVAFIRATEALLDLKGENEDEQIGIDIIKRAIEEPLRQICNNAGIEGAVIVQKVKEGTADFGYNARTDRYENLIAAGVIDPTKVSRVALENAASVASMLLTTECVLADEAEENPVGAGAPPMGGGMGGMM
- the ggt gene encoding gamma-glutamyltransferase codes for the protein MHKFITYSLIASVFIASCTTKQRLNSSVEHPSTFNKAAVVTAHPLASEIGVKILKQGGNAIDAAVAVQFALAVVYPNAGNIGGGGFMLYRDHNGQLDALDFREKAPLKATRDMYLDAQGNVVPELSLYSQLASGIPGSVAGMWEAHKKYGRLQWKDLLLPAIQLARTGFKISQRQANEFESHKDRFVRLNPKGAAIIKTTPWKSGDLFLQEELAKTLERIAKEGRDGFYKGKTADLIVAEMDKGKGIINHQDLLDYQALWRTPISANYRGHRVISMPPPSSGGTSLLALLKSVEQFPLQRWGFQTDSTIRVIVEAERYVYANRAKYLGDPDFIKVPIQQLIDSASNAHKLHSFNFHKATSSKDVNADVIPGYESEQTTHFNIVDEQGNAVSITTTLNDSYGSGVFVEGAGFLLNNEMDDFSVKTGVPNMYGLTGEKANEIQPGKRMLSSMTPTIVEKDGKLFMVVGTPGGSTIITSVFQTILNVIDFRQNAQSAVSLPRFHHQWLPDRIDVENNAIDVNLRDQLTKDGYTINPRGTIGRVENILVLPNGKLQTGADPRGDDTAKGY
- a CDS encoding nucleotide pyrophosphohydrolase, which encodes MTIKEAQEVIDKWINSTGVRYFNELTNTAILMEEVGEVARIMARQYGEQSFKKSDKEVNLADEMADVLFVLMCLANQTGIDLTAALEQNLQKKSIRDADRHKNNTKLK
- the dtd gene encoding D-aminoacyl-tRNA deacylase, whose amino-acid sequence is MRAVIQRVTKASCTVNNRITGHIQKGLMILLGVEEADTIDDLKWLGQKFINLRIFEDEQGLMNKSIQDVDGNILLISQFTLFAQTKKGNRPSFIRAAKADKAKPMYEEMALLLSQLLQKEVQLGIFGADMKIDLLNDGPVTIVMDTKDKDNF
- a CDS encoding TonB-dependent receptor is translated as MWAQYASTGFLDENYYFGKSQKNDFSNFLKIDYKLDQWILMADVQYRNVDYHMYGDDDKVKNYNYHPKFNFLNPKAGATYLLNDYSNVYASYAFAQKEPVRKDFIEKNSSLPDPTPEKMQDIEFGYRFANEKLNIGLNGYGMFYKNQLIPTGEISDTGSPIRQNVNNSYRIGIEFDVSWNINKQLNWKATASFSQNKIKNFEEVIGDTRIFYTKTDIALSPGTILSNNFSYSPITPLTFSLLSKFVARQYLDNSSAKERSISSYFVNNLLANYSFTALGFKNISATLQVNNIFNEKYEANGYTFGWMEGDSRKYYNFYFPQAPTNFLLGLNIKF
- a CDS encoding TonB-dependent receptor plug domain-containing protein — protein: MIKFLICSSLATISMQVAIAQQNLTIKTVDKSSQNPLQNVSVSIDGQASFHGQSDNHGIIKLHHINTGQHHIQISSIGYKTWIRNVNIKDNMEILVELEPTTIQMEEVLVQSTRAKRNAPTTFKNISKEEITKNNLGQDIPFLLNQTPSVQVNSDAGAGIGYTGMTIRGSDNQRINVTLNGIPLNDAESMGSFFVNLPDFASSTESIQVQRGIGTSTNGAGSFGASLNIQSNTLAEHPYAELNNSFGSYNTWKNTVKVGTGLINDKFAFNARLSRISSDGYIERGSSDLQSFYVDGGYYGKKHILKGIVFWGKEKTYQAWNGVPEPLITGDRSRMDDYADNALEIAGAEKDRFMNAGRNYNLYTYKNQTDNYTQKHHQLHYTNILSDKVTLNTALHYTRGYGYYEEMRSADKLSKYGLPDVIIGKDTIQKTDLVRRRWLDNYFYGLTYSLNYKPNDQLEITWGEPTINIEENIMVKSYGHNMPQQDFWMKTTTSENHKKMISVIS
- a CDS encoding amidohydrolase family protein gives rise to the protein MLKYLSANYILPISSMPIKDGIVAVDEEGVIQGIFDPTSFTPMDNGQVEKYEGVIIPGFINAHCHIELSHMKGIVAKGTGLPSFLSKVMTTRSASMKKIDEAMAKADREMYENGIVAVGDHANTDNSSKLKDDSEILYHTFVEVIGIEPDEADFKLKEAKSLIQEFRNGHVSITPHAPYSCSKVLFKKFKKVISETNIISIHNQESEEENKLFRYKMGEFLDFYKSIGKNADTIKAQARNSIQSYLPYLPYPNKLLLVHNTYTSLKDFDFVERMGRDVTWCLCPKANLYIEGTLPKIQNFLNSGQRIVIGTDSLASNDTLSILDELKVLHAHFEDLDFLQTIQWATINGAIALNIQDEYGSLEVGKKPGVVLLQGMEHMRLTDDVKVKRLV
- a CDS encoding acylphosphatase — translated: MKHLNISIRGKVQRVYFRLTTKAVADQVGVRGFVVNLKDGSVYIEAEGDEFSLDSLLEFCKEGPEGAVVESVEIEEGEMKGFSNFEVVKRVQS
- a CDS encoding lipopolysaccharide biosynthesis protein, encoding MSTIKKFLSDTFIYGITTIVSRMIGFLMTPLYLRKFKDAAVYGIYSNFYAWMSMLNAVLAFGMETTYFRYLQKVETQDRSKVYNNSFFITLVTSLILLLSVFVFTRPIAAWFADGGDVDLYERYIKYFAFILVADALAVIPFTKLRAEGRPYKYSALKFVNIGVTVISNLFFIYFLPDWIHQYSFWADFAGTWYKEGWIGYVFISNLFASVVTLILLLPELLTFRFNLDRKLLNEMLMYSFPILVANISFIINENLDKMFFLKLLPGKTGKDELGIYGAVAKLAVFLSLFVTAFRLGAEPFFFSYSKNQNASKTYALIMEYFVILMVIAMVGLTVNLDWLKYFIKGNESEVAVYWTGLKIVPILLFNYVLLGIYMNLSIWYKLTDQTRYALYISGIGALLTIMLNVWLIPVYSYVGAVLSTTVVYLVMIGFSLYWGQMYYPIPYKLIKIAIYLGVGLLISCMSFQVFHNNIWIGNGMLLLLLGVTFMLEKNRLMELLRRK